GGTGGATTTAGTTCCTTGATATACCAGTGGAACAAGTACCTAGACATGCATGATGACTAAgtataaaagtttttttttttgctagtggctttacgttgcaccgacacagatataggtcttatggtgacgatgggatagggaaggcctaggagttggaaggaagcggccgtggccttaattaaggtacagccccagctcagCCTGATGCCCCGGCCTGCAACAGTTATACGGTGGATTACTGGTCTGCCGCCACCGTCACCACCTGCCCTCAGCCCAGACCGAGAACCATCGCCACGCAGTTTCCAAGCAGCACGGACCAACAGGCCTGAAGTGGTTCCAAGATTATAATATTTTCTATTGTATATTTCATTGTATTTTCAATATTCTTATATTTGTTCTCTAGATGGTTTTCAGCTCATTGATGTTTGTATAATTAATTAGAAATAATAAAGCACTGTGGTGAATAGCGTTTGCAGTCATCACTGCTCTCCTCGCCCAGCTCGCGGCTTCGCCAGTGCTTCCTCAACTTTACACGCGTTCTGGCCTCTGCTATAAAAGGAACGTCAGGGAGCTCACTGGTGCAGTCGTGTGCTGGACGAGGaacgaaaaatgggaaaccatggaaaaccatcttcagggctgccgacagtaggattcgaacccactatctcccggctcacagccgcgcacccctaactgcacggccaactcgcccggtaaagtataAAAGTAATCCATACCATGGCCACACTAATGTGCCAGTATATAGTACCAGAAAAATGTCTGTCTTTGAGGCGCTGACACTAAAttgaagagcatggactatttctgagggtgtggcatgaaaacattggagttgATACaaagaggggtattagttcattgaacttagattattttgataatctgactttattgttcattgaagacaaattaatatcacctttcatacaagttgagttgaatcgtcgtagcaggctggaatctccgcaCTCTGGGATGGTTGCTGGGCATGGCCTGGACAGGAACCATGCCCGtactggatgtgaagttctcgaggATTTGAGAGTTCTCGATTCTCCAGGCGCACGCGTTCCGGGGTTCGATCTCCcacgacaatgttgatgaaaggtgaggcgtgattcacacacAAGTTCCCCGCACGAcattcaacttacttgtagcactgttaaatagattgacctttaaattattgcgttcactcattgcaaatgaaatatgtcaagtgttactaaaatcttgattcaaacacctcgctgagtcataaatgttcataaattgtcacttgaaaattagatgattgaactgaatatctgaccttGTGTTAGACATTAGTCGAATTGatacttgagaaaataatgtgtaatttataatgtcaagttcataACATGAGCTTGTtaacattggcatggcagactagaatgttctattgggtcactaatcattgtcatcacagttcttaattcactgatctcgtcagtttatgattagaacacaatattaagcacaagatgcacagtttatgcacattggcacgtttgtaataaattaaattGTACTCGGAAACGTCCTATTCCGTCGAtaaacaaaattaagtgatcattaaagTAAACTGCACTTGGCAAGAGTCTAACACCGTccatgaaaaataattacaaagcaTAAATTGTAAGctcaattatgacactgaaaagttctatgttccctcgtaACATCACAAAaggaaaacacaaactcagatatggcatgggtactctatgttttcacagtttgttacgatgacacaagtttaaacacaagtccagatgcaGCACTcaaaaaatatttcatgtttccacaatctgttatgaaacataagttcaatatggtacttggaaaattgtaacattcacacgaaaagttttatgtttccacagcttgtcgtaaaacacaagtccaaattagacacttggaaaatttctatgttcccaaagtctgtttacgaaaATACGAGTTCAAAATATGAGTTCAAATGTAGTACTTGTAAAAGTTACGacactcacgagagaaattctaagttccttcagttagtcactgaaacacaagtcctaacatggcacttgaagaaaatcaaagttccaactccgctggaaccgaacactcgaaatgcaaagactcatccgaccataggttcggtccgcactcgtagcgctccacccgtcacccatgtcgcagagacggtggagtaacatacactgaatctgtagtccggattgccctccttttataccagattgtggcgaagcatctagaacgtgggtattatccacccctataactcctaaagtacgcgatggattttcctaagaatttgacaggttgcgTCTACTACGATGGCCTccacgatggcagtgtcaaaataacaacattttaacgctaaataggcttttgcacatgggccgggacattaccatatatggtcatgcttgGCCGTGTAGAGCTCACTCGAATTGCCTACATCAAGACAATGAACAATTTCATACTTCATCGTCCACAAGTTCATCCAACATGAGGTCTGGCAAAGCAAACATCACAGGAGGTGTACATCCACTATCTAGGAATAGTGACAGCGAATAAGTTATGTTGTATATAACACTGTAGTTCTTAATACTAATCATTCTTTAGGTGCATCACTAGTACTTCTCTTAAATGGATACCCTCAGACATTAACAAATGCTTCTACATATCCCAGTTCATAGATTACAAGAGGTGAAAAATTTTTATCTTGATACAACCTCTAGAAAATATGAATAAATTTGGATTTcaggattatttttattttttgctattggttttatgtcacaccgacagagataggtcttatggcaacgatgggataggaaagggctaggagtgggaaggaagcggctgtgaccttaattaaggtacagccccagcacttgcctggtgtgaaaatggaaaaccacagaaaaccagcttcagggctgctgacagtggggctcgaacccactatctcctggatgcaagctcacaactgcgcgccctcaaccgcatggccaactcacccggtgatttcATGAATTATAATTGAAGATGGATGTAGTTTCGGATAAAGAAAAAATAATGTTACTCACCTGACATCCAGTTCCCCTGGTCCAATGTCTGCTGCATGCTTCATAAGGAGATTCACAGTAGTCTCAGGTCCGAGGGACTTGATCATTAGTTTTCCAACTGAAGAAATAGAAATCCCATGAAAAGATTTCTCTGAACCAAAAAAAGTGCCACAGTTAAGGCACTTCCCAGAGCGAACTGTTGAAATGAGGCAGAGCATTTTTTCCCACAAAGGCTGAGTTATGGAAGGCAGACATTTCTCTAGCATAGATATATCTCCAAACTGAATTATTAGAGGCAAAACAGGGCCAACTTCTTCAGCTAACCTATGAGAAATTCCAAATTTCCACATGACAGGGGTTCTTCTGCACAAATCAATGTGTCGATCATGGTCGGTTCTCCAGAAATGGGCAGAAATAATTTCTCCTATTTCAGTAAACTGGGGTACAGTAACATCGGAAAGTGGCAGAGGATATCCACACTCACAGCACTGTCCTAAATCATCATTTACACATTCATAAGTCACTGTTAAAACTTTAGAGAGATGTTCATCTTCAAGAGCACCTTTTAGAACACTATTGCGCTCTGCTATTTTATCTAAGTACGAAAGCAAGAGAAAAGAGCAATGCCTTTTGACTTTACACTGTTCGTCTCCTGAATTTAACAAGTGTTCTTCAAGCCTCAGAATCAGGTAGTAGAGATTTTTAAAACCTATATCGCTCCCCATCAAGCAACATGTCTCAATTTGATCCATCTTGAGCATACAAAACATAGCATTTAAAAGCAAAGGTAGAGGCCATTTCCAGCATGTGTTATCCACATTTCTATCTGAAGTAACATATTGCATTGCGCCTTCCTGATATTTGTCCAACACTACGCAGAAAGACTTATAGTAACAAGGCACTCCTGAATCCACGATGCACTGAAGAATAGACTGTGGATCCAGTAAATCAGAACACACGATTAGTAACTGACTCAGAAGAATATCAATCTTCAAGATTTCTATAGAATATATATCAATAAGCTGTCCATTAAATTTAACATCATCAACAGAATCTACTTTACTCTGAAGCCAAGATACAAGTACCTTAGTTTTTAGTGACTCATGTAATTGGAGACAAAGAACTTTAATTATGTCCTCAGGAAAATAGTTCTGAAAAGGAAATGGCTTGCTACACTTAAATGTAAGGAAACTAGACATGGATTTCTGATGAGAAGCATCTGTTCTTCTATTGACTGGCTCTTTACGTTTCAGCTGTGAAACAGCAGTGAAATCCTCATAAATGTACATGACGCTATCAAAGAGTTTATATACTAGTTGGTTTATTTCCACTGTATCATCTGTTTTGTGTTCACGTAACTGACTGCAGATTATTGTAGCATCCGACACATCAAGGTCACGAGATAATAGGTTAGTCTTGTTCTCGCTATATACCACCTCGTCGTCCCGATGATTCCTCATGTCATTCACAGTAGAATTTTCTTGATAATCTGCTTTACGGACATCCAGAAGTTCAGGTTGAGTTTCTTGGCCAAGAATTTTTCCTTCAAACACTTGCCATTTTTCCTTCAATGATTTAGTACCGCTAGTGATTTTCTGACCAAGTTCTTTCCAAGTCTGCAGAGCCTCAGGTGAATTTGTTTCTGTTGATATCTCTTCAATACCATTGTTATTACTTTTCTCATTAACTCTTGGTTTCTCACCACCATGAGAAGGAGTACTTTCGGAAGACTCTAAGAAACTTGTCTTCTCAAGTTCAGGTAATGAAGATGAACTTCCAGACTTTTGAAAACTCAACGTTTTCTTCAAAGCACCAGACTTTTTCCTTCTCCTAGTTGTTTCTGGAGAGGCACTCAAAGACCGACATTTATACTGATCTGATCGTTTATTTTCAGGCAGTAGAGAGGATCTATTTTCAGTTTGCCACAAGAAGTGACGGTTTCCTACCACAAAGATGCCAGAATCCAATCTTTGAGCAAGTTTTGTTTCCTGAGCATACTTAGAAATCTCTTGCAGAAGAGGAAATATGCGTTCTGCTACTTCATCATTGCTTAATTTTGTGCCTAAATCTGCCAGCAAATGTAGTTTTGTCGATGTTGGTGCTTCATCCATTAGGTACTTTTTATGTACTTCACAAAGTTGAGCACATAGCTGGTACTGTTTATGCAAATACAGCCTGATTAGAAACTTTTCTAGAGAAGAAAACAATAGAGCATGGATACTGCCATTGCCAGTCCTGAGATAAATCATGTCACTTAGGACTTTTGCATCAACAATATCAACAATTTCGTTACTCCACAGGACAACACTGACCTTCTCTGGATCAAAAACATatatgccatcctttttaaatgtaaataaatatttgttagttaACAATAAGAGTTTGGAGAAATTAAACGACTGTGGACTCCAGGATGTATCAGACTTGGTATTGTTTGTACTATTTGTTGAGTGGTTATCACTTAACTGACTAGAATTTGATGACTCTTGAAGATTAATAAAGGAAGTAGGTTTAACAGCAAGGGCTTGTTTAAACTGGTGAGTTCTAAGAACTGTTCCATCAGCTTGAACCTCCCATAACCTTGATCCTGGCCTTGCACAATACATCTTAAGGTTCTGAAACCCATCAAAACCTTGCAATTTCTCGCCATCATTTAAAGAAATAAAACTACCGCCTCGTGTCTCCTCAGTTCTTTGATGAGTAAGGGCAGGTAAAGTATGGTCACCACAAATGTAGAAACAGCCACCATATTCTCCTTCCCGCAGCCTGTGGCCAATCTGCCTGTATTGCTCTTTCAGAGTATCACACAAATAGGAACGGGTCAGTGTGGAGACCAGAAGTAAATCACACTGCCAATCAATCTGCACAATGCGAGAATCTAGCTGCATCAGTTGGTATGAGGGAGTATTGAACATACTTTttgtctggaaaaaaaaaaaacaacaaaaagaaTTACAACTTAAATGCAAATTACTCTTTGTCAAAATTATACAGAGGTATATTTAAGAGTTCTAAGAATTGTTCCATCAGGTTGAACCTCCCATAACCTTGATCCTGGCCTTGCAAATATACATCTTAAGGTTCTGAAACCCATCATAACCCTGTAATTTCTCACCATCAGTTGGGATGAGGGAG
The Anabrus simplex isolate iqAnaSimp1 chromosome 3, ASM4041472v1, whole genome shotgun sequence genome window above contains:
- the p gene encoding BLOC-2 complex member HPS5, yielding MGTDSFVLVNVNNLSSIFSPLKSTHRIKYTCFSVSQNFLILGATSGGLYVFKRDPCTFLQLLPNKEGAVTHVAISPDEKLFGFATIKGAVFILERNVGPGARLVQTSSEHLGTNISALQWNGHSSELYVGDDTGKVSVINISAFVTKSMFNTPSYQLMQLDSRIVQIDWQCDLLLVSTLTRSYLCDTLKEQYRQIGHRLREGEYGGCFYICGDHTLPALTHQRTEETRGGSFISLNDGEKLQGFDGFQNLKMYCARPGSRLWEVQADGTVLRTHQFKQALAVKPTSFINLQESSNSSQLSDNHSTNSTNNTKSDTSWSPQSFNFSKLLLLTNKYLFTFKKDGIYVFDPEKVSVVLWSNEIVDIVDAKVLSDMIYLRTGNGSIHALLFSSLEKFLIRLYLHKQYQLCAQLCEVHKKYLMDEAPTSTKLHLLADLGTKLSNDEVAERIFPLLQEISKYAQETKLAQRLDSGIFVVGNRHFLWQTENRSSLLPENKRSDQYKCRSLSASPETTRRRKKSGALKKTLSFQKSGSSSSLPELEKTSFLESSESTPSHGGEKPRVNEKSNNNGIEEISTETNSPEALQTWKELGQKITSGTKSLKEKWQVFEGKILGQETQPELLDVRKADYQENSTVNDMRNHRDDEVVYSENKTNLLSRDLDVSDATIICSQLREHKTDDTVEINQLVYKLFDSVMYIYEDFTAVSQLKRKEPVNRRTDASHQKSMSSFLTFKCSKPFPFQNYFPEDIIKVLCLQLHESLKTKVLVSWLQSKVDSVDDVKFNGQLIDIYSIEILKIDILLSQLLIVCSDLLDPQSILQCIVDSGVPCYYKSFCVVLDKYQEGAMQYVTSDRNVDNTCWKWPLPLLLNAMFCMLKMDQIETCCLMGSDIGFKNLYYLILRLEEHLLNSGDEQCKVKRHCSFLLLSYLDKIAERNSVLKGALEDEHLSKVLTVTYECVNDDLGQCCECGYPLPLSDVTVPQFTEIGEIISAHFWRTDHDRHIDLCRRTPVMWKFGISHRLAEEVGPVLPLIIQFGDISMLEKCLPSITQPLWEKMLCLISTVRSGKCLNCGTFFGSEKSFHGISISSVGKLMIKSLGPETTVNLLMKHAADIGPGELDVRFFQSCILSAIVEKHVGGLRSEVVDMINDDSRSSSKTSLFSSELGKALEASLLQDLGKKSVPLNSSSSKHHWGVCVDLEKSNCPCCMLPLNSEVLIKEGGLTIFHCGHSYHAVCLNQRHCHTCLLCSKGS